The following are from one region of the Staphylococcus argenteus genome:
- the mtaB gene encoding tRNA (N(6)-L-threonylcarbamoyladenosine(37)-C(2))-methylthiotransferase MtaB — protein MSTVAFHTLGCKVNHYETEAIWQLFKEANYDRVDFEANADVFVINTCTVTNTGDKKSRQIIRRAIRQNPDAVICVTGCYAQTSSAEIMEIPGVDVVVGTQDRHKLLGYIDEFRKERQPINGVGNIMKNRKYEELDVPYFTDRTRASLKIQEGCNNFCTFCIIPWARGLMRSRDPEKVVEQATQLVNSGYKEIVLTGIHTGGYGQDLKDYNLAQLLRDLETINGLERIRISSIEASQLTDEVIDVLEHSTKVVRHLHIPLQSGSDTVLKRMRRKYTMERFSERLTKLHKALPDLAVTSDVIVGFPGETEAEFQETYDFIVKHKFSELHVFPYSPRIGTPAARMDDQIDEEVKNERVHKLITLSNQLGKLYASKFDQDVLEVIPEEQGDIEGTLVGYADNYMKVQFEGDESLIGQIVKVKITQANYPLNEGQAIKVVDFATNKSDREVLV, from the coding sequence ATGTCAACAGTTGCGTTTCACACTTTAGGTTGTAAAGTAAACCATTATGAAACTGAAGCGATTTGGCAATTATTTAAAGAAGCAAATTATGATCGTGTTGATTTTGAAGCAAATGCAGACGTATTTGTTATAAATACTTGTACAGTAACTAATACTGGAGATAAGAAAAGTCGCCAGATTATTAGACGTGCTATTAGACAAAATCCAGATGCTGTTATTTGCGTGACGGGTTGTTATGCACAAACATCTTCTGCTGAAATTATGGAAATTCCTGGTGTAGATGTTGTAGTTGGTACACAAGATAGACATAAGCTTCTTGGTTATATTGATGAATTTCGAAAAGAACGACAACCAATCAATGGTGTCGGAAATATAATGAAAAACCGTAAATATGAAGAGTTAGATGTGCCATATTTTACTGATAGAACACGTGCATCTTTAAAAATTCAAGAAGGGTGTAATAATTTCTGTACATTTTGTATTATTCCATGGGCACGTGGCTTGATGCGTTCAAGAGACCCTGAAAAAGTAGTTGAGCAAGCGACACAACTTGTTAATTCTGGATATAAAGAAATAGTATTAACAGGTATCCATACTGGTGGATACGGCCAAGATTTAAAAGATTACAACTTAGCACAATTGTTACGTGATCTAGAAACGATAAATGGATTGGAACGTATACGTATTTCATCAATTGAAGCAAGTCAACTTACAGATGAAGTGATTGATGTGTTAGAACACTCCACTAAAGTTGTGCGTCATCTACACATTCCATTACAATCTGGTTCAGATACAGTGTTAAAACGTATGAGACGTAAATATACAATGGAACGTTTTTCAGAAAGATTAACGAAATTGCATAAAGCTTTACCAGACTTGGCTGTTACAAGTGACGTAATTGTTGGTTTCCCTGGAGAGACTGAAGCAGAATTCCAAGAAACATATGACTTTATCGTGAAACACAAGTTTTCTGAATTACACGTATTCCCATATTCACCTAGAATTGGTACACCAGCTGCTAGAATGGATGATCAAATTGATGAAGAAGTTAAGAACGAGCGAGTTCATAAATTAATTACTTTGAGCAATCAATTAGGTAAATTATACGCTTCTAAGTTTGATCAAGATGTTCTTGAGGTTATTCCTGAAGAACAAGGAGATATTGAGGGTACATTAGTTGGATATGCAGATAATTATATGAAAGTGCAATTTGAAGGTGATGAATCACTTATCGGTCAAATTGTCAAAGTGAAAATTACACAAGCGAACTATCCGTTAAATGAAGGTCAAGCTATTAAAGTTGTAGATTTTGCAACAAATAAATCAGATAGAGAAGTTTTAGTGTAA
- a CDS encoding 16S rRNA (uracil(1498)-N(3))-methyltransferase produces the protein MQRYFLNQNADESQRFFITKKEDIHHITNVMRNSVGNKIILTFKDQSVYTCEIVEITNESITVSLTEKQNINTELPVDVTICSGLIKADKYEWLLQKATELGATSFIAVSMERSIVKLNDSKVAKKLERWQKIIKEAAEQSYRLAIPSIQFESNLNLIYDTIDNYDYVLIAYEEQAKDGEMSNFKQTLQQFKPQDKVLMIFGPEGGFSEKEIALFNNSSTVVGLGPRILRAETAPLYALSAISYEKELMG, from the coding sequence GTGCAACGTTATTTCTTAAACCAAAACGCTGATGAAAGTCAGCGTTTTTTTATTACAAAAAAAGAAGATATACATCATATTACAAACGTAATGAGAAATTCAGTTGGCAACAAAATTATTTTAACTTTTAAAGATCAAAGTGTTTATACTTGTGAAATTGTTGAAATAACGAACGAGAGTATTACAGTATCGCTAACTGAAAAACAAAATATTAATACAGAATTGCCAGTTGATGTAACTATTTGTAGTGGGTTGATCAAAGCAGATAAATATGAGTGGTTGTTACAAAAAGCTACAGAATTAGGCGCAACATCATTTATAGCAGTTAGCATGGAACGCTCAATTGTTAAATTAAATGATTCGAAGGTTGCAAAAAAATTAGAACGTTGGCAGAAAATTATTAAAGAAGCTGCTGAACAAAGCTATCGATTGGCAATTCCTTCTATTCAATTCGAGTCGAATTTAAACTTGATTTATGATACTATAGATAATTATGACTATGTACTTATTGCATACGAAGAACAAGCTAAAGATGGTGAAATGAGCAATTTCAAACAAACATTACAACAGTTTAAACCTCAGGATAAGGTGTTAATGATATTTGGACCTGAAGGTGGATTCTCTGAAAAAGAAATTGCTTTATTTAACAATTCAAGCACAGTAGTTGGGCTTGGACCAAGAATTTTACGGGCAGAAACAGCGCCATTATACGCTTTAAGTGCAATAAGTTATGAAAAAGAATTAATGGGGTGA